TTTCATGATCCGGTTGACCGTGAGATCAAGCAATTATTAAATGCTAAAAGAAAAGACCTGATCATTCCTGATACAGTACAACTTGCTATGGAGAACGCACTTTCCTCCATTTCGGAGCAGAAGGTAAAAAAGAAATATCCCCATAAAAAATGGAGATGGGCAGCAGCAGCTTTAGCCCTCTTTTTCATCCTAGGAGCGGTTTCGATTTATTCCGTACCAACATTTGGTGAGATGATCCGGTCTTTATTTGCCAAGGATAACCCGGATATTGGACTTTTGCGGGCACAAGAATTGGGACTAGTGCATAATCCTCACATTAAAGTCAAGGACAAAGGTTATACGCTGGTAATTGATGAAGCAGTTGCAGACCCTACCCGAGTGACGATGGCTCTTCAACTCTTTGATAAAAAAGGTAAGCACGATCGCTATAAGTTACTCCTTGGAGATCTGAACAACATTACAATCAAAGATGCTAACGGTAAAGACTTGGACACCATGTACGATATGGGGTACACAAATGATTTTTATTATATGGTTGCTTTCTTCAATGAGCCATTGGAGACAGACAAGATTACGATAGAAGGGAATATTGGGACGCTTGGCAACAGAAACGAGCCTTCCATTGAAGGAGAATGGAACTTTAGCTTTGATATAGATATGAGAGAGGCTAACCAGCAAACGAAGATAGAAGAATTATCAGGTAGCTACACAACGCCACACGGAATGACAGTCACTTTAAAGAGGTTAACGAGAATGGTACAAGGAGTCCGTTTTGAACTGGAGACTGAACTTAATGATGCTGCAATGGCAAGGTCACCCGGTGATTTATGGGAAAAGCAGATGTTGAGCTTTCACTTTGAAACTAAAGAGAATGAAGAAATTCATTCGGTAAATTCGAGAAAGAATGGTGACATGGTTAGTCTGATGTCTACTGATTATGCAGTCATTGGAGACGGGAAGATTCGTTGGAGTTATATTTTCAAGTACTTGCCAGAGCATGAACCATATCGTTTTATTTTGGATGGTTACTCGGTCGCGGAAACAGACGGTAGCAGAATTTCCTTTAGGCCATCGGAGCTGATAGAACCCAAATCTTTTCAAATATTAACAGACCGCATAGAGTTGGTTGGGACGTCGCTTGAGGACTCACAAAACCCTGATGCCACATTTGAAACAGCCGTATCGTTCTACGGGGAAATGGATAACGAAATAAACAATGAAGAATGGAAAGCATACGATTCAGCAGGCAAGCAGTATGACGTTAGTAAGTGGGGGATTTCAACCTTAAAAAATACGCTTTCTAATAATTGGAGAGAGGGATTTATTAGTATGGGGAATCGCGATACGCAGCAGCCTTATGAATATCGGATTATGGGGTTAGACCACATTCCGGAGGAACTTATCCTGGTAAGACGTGTAGTGGATAAAAGGTACAAAGACCCGGACTGGTCCGTAATGCTAAAATAATTTATTAATGTGTAGTCTATCCAGCACTAATATCCTCAGCATCACTTTCACTGCCGCCCTTCTGGGCGGCTTTTTGCATATTTGTTTTCCTGTAGGTAGAAGTCGATTTTTAGAAGGAAAGCAGATATAGATCTAAACATATTAGAGATTAATCTTTAATTTGTCAGGTTTTTATGTAACCGCTATCATTCTATAATTTAGTCAGAAAGGAGGTAAAAGTAAAAAAAATAATTGCATCAAATGGTAATTGAAAACTTCAACCGAGAATCAGACGAAAGCAGTCGATAGGGCAAATACAATCATATTGGGAGGTAGAGTATGTTTAAATTTAGCAAAAAAATGTTGACGGTCATTCTTGCGGCTTCCATGAGTTTTGGCGTGTTTGCAGCAACCTCAAGTGCAGCGACAGATTATTGGCAGAATTGGACCGATGGCGGCGGTACGGTTAATGCTGTGAATGGGTCGGGCGGAAATTACAGTGTGACATGGCAAAATACGGGGAACTTTGTTGTTGGTAAAGGCTGGAATGTTGGATCTCCAAACCGGACAATTAACTATAATGCTGGGGTTTGGTCTCCATCTGGCAATGGCTATTTGACACTCTACGGGTGGACAAGAAATGCACTTATTGAATATTACGTTGTAGATAGCTGGGGCACTTACCGACCAACAGGAACGTTTAAAGGTACTGTCACCAGTGACGGAGGAACCTATGACATCTATACAACGATGCGATATAATGCACCTTCCATTGATGGCACACAAACCTTTGCCCAGTACTGGAGCGTAAGACAGTCGAAGAGAGCGACCGGGGTTAACTCCGCTATTACGTTCAGCAACCATGTGAACGCATGGGCAAGTAAAGGAATGAATCTGGGTAGCAGTTGGTCATACCAGGTGTTAGCGACAGAAGGATATCAAAGCAGCGGAAGTTCTAACGTAACGGTGTGGTAAGTAATCCATGGTAAGCAACCCCACGGTGATCCGTTTAATGAAAGTAAAACAGATTTTTATACATTAGGGACAGGCTCAATGCCTTTTCCTCAGTTCTACCATCAGTCCGGAAATGTTGAAGGCCGTTTCAGTCAGACAAACGGTCTTCGACGTTGCCGCATACGAATGGCAGGCATCATAGCCAATTATTTTCCCATTAGCTTAAAGGAGATTGTTCAATGAGAAAGCTATTAATGTTCTTTTTAATAGCAACAATGGTAGTGATGAGTGCTTGTTCGCAGGATAAACCCGAACCGGAGGATAACCTTGTATTCGTGCAAGGTGGAACGTTTAAGAACAACAAGTCCAATTTTGCTGGAAGAAATGCGACCCTGTCTAACTTTTATATCGGGAAATATGAGGTAACTCAAAAAGAGTGGGAAGATGTCATGGGAAATAACCCCTCCGGATTCAAAGGAGATCAATTACCGGTAGAAATGGTGAGTTGGTATGATGCGGTAGAGTATTGCAATCAAAGAAGTATACAAGAGGGCTTGAAGCCGCATTACAACATCGATAAGGATACCCAAGACCAGAATAATAAGAATGATAACGATAATATAAAATGGACAGTAACGATTAATGAGGGAACTAACGGTTACCGACTGCCTACAGAAGCGGAATGGGAATATGCCGCAAGCGGAGGTCAGGAGAGCAAGAATTACACATACAGCGGCAGCAACAACGCCGACAAAGTCGCATGGTATTGGAAGAACGCCGGGGACAAAATCTTAACTGGAGACTGGAACTGGCCTGCCATAGAGAGCAACAAAACCAAAACCAAATCGATTGGTACCCAACAGCCCAACGAGCTTGGAATCTACGATATGTCTGGCAATGTAAGAGAATGGTGCTGGGACTGGTACAGCGATGCTGAGAGCCAAATGGCTTCATTTCGGGTAATAAAAGGCGGGGGCTGGATCGGTAGTGTCAACAATAACGAGATCGCTTTTCGAGGAAAATTTGATGCAAATGGTTTTGGTCCGGATCAGGGGTTTCGTGTTGTTCGCGGAGAATAGTCGAAACGTTGTAAAGTACCCAAATAGTTTAAGACGGCGCTATATGCTGTAAAGTAGGTCGTTGAACTTAAAGAGATGCCAAGGCTATAGCAGATTAGCCGGGGCATCTCTTTTTGAAATGCTTGTATTTCATTCTAATGCACAGGATCGGAAAGGTGATGCATTGTTTGTCGTACAAATCGACCCTTTATTTTGCAGGATCAAAAAGTATCCTACGACACAGAAATGATCGGATCATACAAAAAAGTGCGTACTATTCAACGATCAGGACACCTGATAATCTAACATTCGAAGGGCAAATTGAATTGTCGTTCAATATAAAAATCGTACTGAAGGGGTGGGAAAAATGCCAGCGTATCAACTTCACTTGAAAGATAAACGGATCGTATGGGGAAACGCAATAGATGTGGAGTCTCTCATTGGCACATATCCACAGGATTCAATTAGACCAGGAGAGAATGCGGCTTTGGATTGGAAATTGCCTAATGGCATATATAGAGCAAAAGAGGTCGTCATAGAGCTGGATAAACTGCTTGAGGCGATACTGGTTCAGCTGGGCGAACCGATAGACGGTAATCCTTCGGTGTTATTGGACAGCCTTCAGGCCAATTTGGCGATCTCCGGTGATCTTTCATCACTACCGCTTGGACCTTTGGCTTTGAAGGATAAGGCAGGTGTTGAAATTACGGCACAGGCGGCACGTATCGGTGAACAATTGGTTCTCTGGGCACGAGAGATTAATTCTGAAAAGAGGGCACTGGCGCAATATGGACCGGAAACCCTAGGAGAGCTGGAATTTAGAAGTCATTGCTATGGTCATACCCTGATACCGGAAGCTATTGCTCAGGTTTGGGGTCCCGCTGGGGGACCAAGAGTTATGCAGTTATATAATGAATACTTGCACCAATTTGTATTGCTGCGGGATGCATTACTTCCCTTTGCCAATTGGGAACAAGTACCGTTTGAAGTCATGGAACACACGCAATTCAAAGGATTACGTTTTCTGGAGCCTGCCCGTAAGGTCTTTTTAACTCAATTGCTCGGGAAGGAATTAACTCACAAGGCGATTGTTCAATATGCACAGAGTGTGCTTAGCTCGAGTTTGACCTCTGCTGGTTACGGCTTTCAATATCCTTTGGGAACTGTGTTGCCCGCTGGCTTGGGAGAGTCGGCTGGTACGGCTGCACGTTATCTTCTGAAGTGGCATCCGGTACAAACCATTGAGACTGAAGATACAAAAGATTTAGTTGCCATCTCTTTCGAATATGAATATGACGATTATTATGCTGCACCACGCGACGAAGCAGGAACGGGTATACCTGGCAGCAAGGATCACTTTCACATTTCAGAGGATCATAGTGATCTTCCATCCATCGCACGGCTGCTTCCGAATACAGATTCAGATCGAACGACCTTGCGTTTCAGACTGGAGAGGGAAGGTCATGTATCATCTAGTGTAGAATCTAGTGTGGATCTCGGTCAGCTCTTCAGGGGACATCGATTTTCATATCGGCCTGAAAAGAACAACCATTCCAAGGATGCTACTGTGAAGCGAACATCGACCAGCATTCATCAGGTAGCAAACATTCTGTCGCATTCCGGATTGGTGACAAATACGGATGATGGAGTCCATTTCATACCAACAGGCGGAAATGAACTTGTACAATGGGCTTTGTTAGGCAAGCTGTATCCTGAAAATGTGGTGTTATTGGCTAAAGGAGATCAAGAAGAGCTGGAAGCAGCTTTGGTTGCCGGGAAGGGGTATGGAACGCAATTTCTGGTGTTGTAATGCCTTAAACCATCCGTGACAGATGAGATGACGGCGGCAGCGTATTCGTACAGAGCTGCTGCCGTCAAATTATACTACTTTAATTTACATTAACAATGTCGCGGCGAGAGTTATCATTGTCGCAAGATACTTCGTCGGGGAATTTCTCGATATAAGTCGTGCCAAACTTGCACAACATCTGTAGCATGGGGGCCAGTTCCTCACCCAGATCGGACAAATAATATTCTACTTTTGGTGGTGCAACCGGATAGACTTTGCGAATAATCAGACCGTCGCTTTCAAGCATTCTGAGCTGCATTGTAATCATGCGTTGAGTTGCGTCCGGAAGAAGTCGCTGTAACTCATTAAACCGAATGGGACCTTTAGTTAAGTGATTGAGTATAGAAATTTTCCATTTGCCGCTAAGTAAGCTCATGACAATTTCTGAAGTACAGCGATAGGTTTTATTTCTAAAGTTAATCATCCTCCAACACATCTCTTTCACTTTGATTTTGTACTCCCCACTCACATAAACCTTCCAGAACGGGCAATAACGTTTCGGCTTTATCGGTCAGTCTGTACTCGACTTTAGGCGGGACTTGTGGATACTCTTTCCGTTCGACCATACCATCCGCTTCCAATTCTTTTAGTTGTGAACTCAGTGTTTTAAACGTAATCGCTCCAATTTGTCTTTTCAGTTCATTGAAGCGTACCGGTTGGTTTTCTGCTAAAAGATAAATGATGACCATCTTCCATTTGCCGCCAATGACAGACAATGTGTAGCCAAAAGGCGTATCTTGAATATGTTTAACCTTACCTTGATATTCAGCCATGCTCATATTTATGCTATCCTTTCGGGTAGTACCTGTCATAATAGTGCGTACTACTTTTTGATTTGCGTTCAGTTTATACTAACCTTACTTTGAAGTAAAGGAGAGAAAAACATGAATCAAAAAACAATACGTCTGTTAATGCCACAATGGCAAGGCGGGAATAATCCTAACTACTCTTTTGGGGCGGAACTGCTTGCCTGGCTGGCTCCTGGTAATGATCAACCCCTGATTCAAGTTCCTGTACAAGCATATGATGGAACGTCACTGGAAAACGAGAATGGTGTAAATGGGAGAAAACAGCTCATTGAACAATTGGAAGCAGCACAGCATATTATTCATGCTCACAAGCCTGACCGTATCGTCATGTTTGGTGGGGATTGCTTGGTCGAACAAGCTCCGTTTGCCTATTTAAACGAACGGTATAATGGAGAATTAGGCTTAATCTGGATCGACGCGCACAGCGATTTGGTTGGTTACGTGGGTTATGATAACGGACATACGCTACCTCTGGGTAATCTTTTGGGAGAAGGGGATGAAGAGTTTGCAAAACATGTAAAAATCCCTCTAAAACCTGAAAATGTCTTTATCGCGGGGTTGGCAACACCTACAGAACAGGAAGACGAAGTGATCTCAGAAGCGTTTGAACGATTAGGTATAACGACTGCAGAATCAGATACTGAAATGATTCAAAGACTTGGCATTAAAACTGCCGGAGCTGAAGAGTTAACGAAAAGTACAGCATCCATCAAACAGTGGATCAAAGAAAGCGGCATTAAACATCTGGCTATTCACCTGGATCTAGATGTGCTTGATCCTAAGGCTTTTCGCTCGTTATTATTCGCTAATCCTGAAGGCCCTTATACGTACTCTCCTGCGGGAAGCTTGCAAATTCCTCAGCTCCTTCATCTGCTCAAAGAATTGTCGGAAGAAACAGATGTTGTGGGATTGGGTATTACCGAGCATATGCCATGGGATTCAATCAACTTGAAGAACCTGCTAGGGGAAATACCTATTCTAAATAAATAATAACATTCAATATACTCACCAACGGATTTATAATACTAGAATAATAGGTTGACCATAAAAAATACACTCAGACACTTTATCATTGTGTGAAGTGTATTTTTTTGTGACTGTACGTGAGATAAAAGCTTAATAACATTTGAGTGCTGATGATTTGAAGCTATGGCTGGTGATCTGGGGTGCACTGTAAGACACCATTGGTCATTCACCTACATACATTATCTCAGGACAAATGACTATTGAAGTCAGTCATGGAGGTTTTAATCTTATGTCAATTAATCATCATTCGAATACATCACATCCTTATTGGATCGAGAACGTGGGCGGGAGAGAAAGGGAAGCTTTGATTCCTCATCCTGTAGTTGTGGAGGTTAGGCAAGTCGCATCCAATCAGATTGTAGTGACTTACGATCAGCCAGCGGATTTAGCATCCGCAACAAACATATCGAACTATTGGATAAGAAGTAATATGGCTAGTCCATCAGATATAGCCAGTCTAGGAATGGGAGAAGCCATCGGGAAAGAAAATTCGATTCGTGCTGATCGGGGGATGATCGCTCCTATTAATAATTCCAAAACGAGATTTGTTATAACCTTCAATGTTAACGCGACTATGGGTGTTCTTTATATTTTGCTTCCATGCTTTGTCAATTTGGAGGGGAGATCCGGATTCACTGGTGGAAATTGGGGACCGTTCAGTAGAAATATGTTTATTGGATTGTAGTAAACAGTTCAATAGGGCATGAACGCAAAAAGTCGCCAGAAATGGCGACCTTTTTTATCGATAGAAAGGGTTAGATTTCAAGTTTACGTGTACCAAGCCACTTCACCATTTCTGGGTCGTTATGAGAAAAGAACAGACTTTGCTTCGTATCTAATGCAGTAATTGATTCCATATCATTTTGGCTTAATTCAAAGTCAAAGATATTGAAGTTCTCAACAATTCTCTCTTTACGAACAGACTTCGGAATGACAACGACTTCTCTTTGTGTCAACCAGCGTAAAACGACCTGAGCAACAGATTTATTCACCTTTTTCGCAATGGATAGCAATACATCATTCTGGAAAAGATCATTTCTTCCTTCAGCAAAAGGCGCCCAGGATTGAATCTGAACATTATTTTCTTTCATAAAAGCAGCACTTTCGATTTGTTGATTGAAAGGGTGTGTTTCAACCTGGTTTACCGCAGGAACTATCTCATTATGAATGATTAAATCGATCAGACGATCCATCTGGAAGTTGCTAACTCCAATAGCACGGACCTTTCCTTCACGATACAATTCCTCCATAGCGCGCCAAGAGCCGTACACATCGCCAAAAGGCTGATGAATTAAATACAGGTCCAACACATCCAATTGCAATCGATCCAGAGATTTTTGGAATGCTTTTTTAGTGTTTTCATATCCAGTATCCTGAACCCAAAGCTTTGTAGTAATAAATAATTCTTCTCTTGGGACACCACTTCGTTTAATGGCTCGACCAACGGCTTCTTCGTTCAGATATGAGGCAGCTGTATCAATCAGGCGATATCCTGCCATAATGGCATCGTAAACGCTTTGTTCGCATTCATTTTGATCTGCAATTTGATAAACACCAAAACCCATAATGGGCATCTCCACACCATTGTTAAGTATTACTTTTTCCATGTTAAAGCCCTCCTTCTTATAGGTTTATTATGTACCAAATCATCATTCTAGCGTTATATCATTCATATCAAATGTTTGCCTAATTATCTCACAGGACGTATAAAATTGATTTTTGACGTTCAAGTAAAAGACTTCTATTCCGCTGAATAGAAGTCTTTGGATCTCCCTCTGAAAATCCCCTTTTCCAACCTTCCAAGCCAATTGAAAGAACTAAGCTATCTTTTATAGCTTGACCCAGGCCACCAGCCCATCGGGTTGATCCGGGTTAATACCATGGCGTTCGGCATTAGCCAAAGCAGCGATTTGCGAGATGAAGATGAAAGGAATACCCCGCACCGCTGTATTAAGCGGATGACTAGTTGTGATTTCAAGGTCGATGAACTCCTGCGGGATGCCCATCGCCCGATCGGCAAATGTAATAATGGTGGCTCCACGCTCCTTAATATCCCTCAACAGATTGCGTTGATGCTCAATACCGCTGTCCGACAAGGCAGCAATCACTAAAGTATCCGAACCCACGGTGACCATCGGGCCGTGCCGAACGTCAAGAAGATGGTATGCGTGGGCTTGTGTCTTGGCAATTTCGGTCAGAGCGATGGCACCCTCGGCTGCCAGGCCTTGTAGTTCACCGTCTGCAAGCAGGACTGCATTCGTCCAATTGAAGTCGGAGACACGGCGGATGCTGTCCTCTACACGTGCCATGTAGGCTTCACCTTGATGAATCGCTTCCTGCATATCGATAATCAGCTCCTCATCACCAGCAAGAAAAGCGGCAAGCAGCAGATTGGCTGCATACAGATTGGTTACTGTGCGGGTCTGGCAAACGCTATGGTCGAAAGCCCAGGGCAGTTCCAGAGGGAAATCAGCGTTTTTGGATAACGGCGAGCCCGTTACACAAGAAATCGTTAATAATGGAATACGTTGATCGGACTGAAGTAAACGCAATGCTTCAACGACCTCACTCGTACTGCCAGATCGTGACGGCGCTATGATCAGGCTACCCTCCAGCATGGGACGATAGCGGTCTGCATGGAGCATGAGATCACCAGCGGCAAGTGACATTGCAGGCAGGCCAGCACGCAAACGGAAGGAAAAAGCGGCCGCTTCGCTCAAACAATAGCTGGACCCGGCGCCAACAAAGGTTACGGAGGTAATCGCTTGAGCTTGGACAAAGGCAGTAAATTCCGTGCGCTTGGCCAGTAAATAGTTGTAGGTCTGCTGCAGGGCCTTATATTGTTCTTTTACTTCACGATACGTCAAATTCATAAAAATACCTCCCGGGAATGATTTAGATTGATAGCTTCAGTTTGTGATCTTTTCGATCAAATATATAGTTAAATGATTGTGTTAATCATAATTATGCCTTTATATCCCTCTGAATTGCAATAGTTTTCCAAAATAATGATTGATTTAATCAAATAAAAAGATTATTATGATCACAAGCTAGAAATTATCAAATGTTTCCCATACTCATCTGACCCGTGAAGGGAGGTGCAGGATCGTTCAAATCGTCGCTATGTAACGACGAAACCTTAAAAGGGGGAATGGATATGCCACTGATCTCGTCCACTGAAATGCTGCAAACAGCTCGCAGGGATCAATACGCCATCGCTGCATTTAACGTTCATACCCTGGAGATGCTTCAGGCTGTCGTTGAAGCGGCTGTAGAAACCGAATCACCGCTCATTATTCAAACCACGGTGGGCACAGTCAACCACTTGGGACCAGATTACATTGCTCATGCGGCTAAAACCGCAGCGGACTTGACGGATATCCCCATCGCACTTCATTTGGATCACTGCACTGATTTTTCAACGATTATCCGATGCATACGAGCAGGTTATACCTCCGTTATGATCGATGCATCCATGTATCCTTTTGAAGAAAATGTGAACCTAACCCGTAAAGTGATGGAGGTTGCTCAGGCATCTGGCGTAAACGTGGAGGCTGAGCTTGGTAAGGTTGGCGGCGTTGAGGACGATATTGTCGTCGAGGAACAGCATGCTTCCCTAGCAGATCCGGAAGATTGCGTGCAGTTTGTTGAACGTACTGGTGTAACTACACTGGCTCCAGCAATCGGTACCGCACACGGTATTTATAAGGGACAGCCGAACATAGATTTTGAACGAATTGAAACCATTGCGAATCGAGTATCGGTTCCTTTGGTGCTGCACGGTGGTTCGGGCATACCAGCTGAACAGATTCATCGTTCGGTTGCACTGGGGATGTCCAAGGTAAATATAGCCACAGAGCTGCGTATTGCTTTTTCCGAAGCTATCAAGGATGTATTTCTAATCCATCCAGAAGAGAATGATCCACGTAAATACATGGCTCCGGCGAAGGAAGCAGTTAAACGGCTTGCCATGGAGAAAATACGGTTATGTGGAAGCACTGGCAAAGCCGGCGTAGTTCGATGATTACCACAGTCACACTCCATGCGGCCATCGACCGGACATTATACGTTGACAAGTTTGGCGTAGGCCAAGTGCATCGGGTGACAAGACAGGTTAATGAGCCAGGTGGCAAAGGCAATAACGTAGCCAAAGTGATCCGGCAGCTCGGCGGTGAAGTCACAGCTACAGGCATTATTGCCGGCAATAACGGTGTATTTATTGAGAGAAATCTGACTGAACGAGGGATACGGACTGCTTTTATCCAATCAGCGGGAGACTCACGAGTCTGCCTCAACATTGTGGATGATTCCAGTGGTAGCTCTACCGAGCTGCTTGGGCAGGGTCCAAATATGTCAGAAGCTGAAGTTGAAGCGATCAAGAAAAAAGTACAGGAGCTCGCCATCCAGTCTAGTGCAGTTATTATGTCTGGAAGCTTACCCCCAGGTGCACCGGACACTTTGTACGCAGAACTGATTTGTATTGTTCGTTCAGCAGGCGCGAGAGCCTTTCTGGATACAGGTGGAACAAGTTTCACCATTGGGCTGAGTGCAACACCCCATTTCGTGAAGCCGAATGAGCAGGAGCTGGCCGAATGGCTGGGGCAGAAGCCAAGAAACGTGAGCGAATGGGCCCGTGCAGCGCACAGGTTGGCGGATCAAGACATTGATGAGGTGTGCATAACACTCGGCAGTGACGGTGCTCTGGCTATTTTAAACGGAAAAGCATATATGGTGAAGCCGCCAACCATTCAGCCTGTGAATACGGTAGGTTGCGGAGACGCCTTTGTTGCCGGCATGGCATATGCAGGAGAGCGCGGCGATTCGGATGAGTCCAGACTGCGTACGGCTGTCGCGGCTGCTGCTACGAATGCAATGTCTTCTAAAGCAGGTGACATCGACTATGTTCTGTTTGAGGAGTACGAACATCAGGTGCAAATTATACCTTTATGATGGTTGAAGGTTTTGAAAATCAGCTTCATATCCCTCATGAATAACCGTTAGAGAGATACTTTTCTTATGGGATGCAGTTCACGTCGACATATTGCAATCCATCCTTTCATCCTACACAATAGAGCTAGCACGGGCTGAAGTTAACGGATATCATGCAGGCCCAGACATATTAAAGGAGAGACTTATGCAATATTCAAAGGGTGAACTGCGCAGAGCACAAACATTGGAACTGATTAAATCGCATGGAAAAATATCGCTGCAAGAGATTGTCCAGACGGTTGGCTGCTCGGAAGCAACCGCAAGACGTGACTTGGACGCACTTGAAAAAGCGGGCGAGATTATTCGAACAAATGGGGGAGCCATATATGAAGGGGGCCTGACGTCGGCGGTATCGGAGCTACCATTTGCAGCAAAACGCGATTTCCGACGGATGGATAAGGAACGGATCGCTGCCACGGCCGCTGCCCTTGTTAAAGAGGGAGACATTATCTGCCTGACGGGCGGTACAACGACGTTCTTTATTGCGAAAGCACTCAAAAAGCATCGTAATATTACGATTGTCACCAACGCGGTGAATATTGCTTATGAATTGGCTGATGCCGAAGATATTCAGGTTGTGGTCATTGGCGGCGTTATGCGGTCTAAAAGCTACGAGTTATGCGGTCCGCTGGCAGAAAGTGTGATCGACAAAATTAACATTACGAAAATGTTTCTCGGGGTGGACGGAGTAACGCAGAATTTTGGCTTTACGATGCATTCCGAGCTTGAAGCTCGTATTGCCCAATTAACAATGGAACGTTCCAGCGAAGTTTATGCTGTATTCGATCAAAGCAAGATTGAGAAAAGTGCTTTGTTTACGATTACTCCCTTAACTCAGGTGACAG
This window of the Paenibacillus marchantiae genome carries:
- a CDS encoding 1-phosphofructokinase family hexose kinase — translated: MITTVTLHAAIDRTLYVDKFGVGQVHRVTRQVNEPGGKGNNVAKVIRQLGGEVTATGIIAGNNGVFIERNLTERGIRTAFIQSAGDSRVCLNIVDDSSGSSTELLGQGPNMSEAEVEAIKKKVQELAIQSSAVIMSGSLPPGAPDTLYAELICIVRSAGARAFLDTGGTSFTIGLSATPHFVKPNEQELAEWLGQKPRNVSEWARAAHRLADQDIDEVCITLGSDGALAILNGKAYMVKPPTIQPVNTVGCGDAFVAGMAYAGERGDSDESRLRTAVAAAATNAMSSKAGDIDYVLFEEYEHQVQIIPL
- a CDS encoding DeoR/GlpR family DNA-binding transcription regulator, with amino-acid sequence MQYSKGELRRAQTLELIKSHGKISLQEIVQTVGCSEATARRDLDALEKAGEIIRTNGGAIYEGGLTSAVSELPFAAKRDFRRMDKERIAATAAALVKEGDIICLTGGTTTFFIAKALKKHRNITIVTNAVNIAYELADAEDIQVVVIGGVMRSKSYELCGPLAESVIDKINITKMFLGVDGVTQNFGFTMHSELEARIAQLTMERSSEVYAVFDQSKIEKSALFTITPLTQVTGVITNKQPEGWFEQACQEHQIAIHTTTDHIASI